Within the Butyrivibrio sp. AE3004 genome, the region TATCATCTCCGGACTTTGCACTTAAGAAATCGCCCATTGGAATTATATTTGCAGGAAAAATCCTCGGTGTATTATCAAGTGCCGCCTCAAACAGATCCTCCTCGGTAGCATCCCATAATTCAAGGAATTCATTACGTATCTGAACACTTCCGTCAATTCCCATAGCATTAAGTGCTACAAAATATATTACCGCCAGATCTTCCACCAATCTGTGAGGAACGTTTTTCAGTTTTTCTTCATTTCTTTCCTTATTTACTATTTTAAAACAAATCTTATCAGATATGGAACCATAATCTTTAAAAAATGACATATCAACCTGTCTGTTTACAATATATTTATCAAAAGTTTCAATGACTTCTTCGGAAATATCATTAAAGTCCCTGCCCTCCTTATATTTCACATAGAAATCATCAAGATAAAGTGTAGGCGCACAATTGCTCTTTGTGTTCTTCACACACAGTCCTCTTTTTACAAGTCCGTTATTCTTCACAATCTCATGTGTTGTAACAATTGCACTGTCTCCGTAATATGCTTCAACTTTCTTCACTACTTCGTTATAAAATAATTCTT harbors:
- a CDS encoding DUF5688 family protein, which codes for MEKELFYNEVVKKVEAYYGDSAIVTTHEIVKNNGLVKRGLCVKNTKSNCAPTLYLDDFYVKYKEGRDFNDISEEVIETFDKYIVNRQVDMSFFKDYGSISDKICFKIVNKERNEEKLKNVPHRLVEDLAVIYFVALNAMGIDGSVQIRNEFLELWDATEEDLFEAALDNTPRIFPANIIPMGDFLSAKSGDDIFRDVFSSNNLLIATNDKYLGGASVMLYPGLLKEVGDKFGANFYILPSSVHELILLSETFEGNEADNLIEMVKCVNSTCVPSEDVLADSLYYFDRSGENNVKKVEQVKDTML